One stretch of Caldinitratiruptor microaerophilus DNA includes these proteins:
- a CDS encoding PEGA domain-containing protein, with translation MTARRRAAWLASIALIAATTACTGGTPARTPPGPRPEGPGAGSPASDAGSPAGPAGDLAGAPPATPGKPEAGAGPGGESPEPAVGNATGALVETDPPGAEVYLEGELLGTTPLRLPVTLPEYGMFAFLAPGYQPLYYFMNPGDAPRKVELTPLPPVPAGARLERLRALRDGLAWQSEPTRWSLQLPAGPPPRWLPSPDGERLAVVLLSQGEGKEPQDALESLVLLDPARGVRRVLAEQVVFPTRGHNTADAYPTVGFFPLGWRGADRLVVLRTTFTGEDGKPARPSIVAEEYDVDRGTVRRLAALPAVVRPIDFEEGWLSGRYAYLSTGTLYRFDLEAGAAGAVRRNMPVFEPSGTVPLAVSPDGERVLYGFYGEGLLRADTGEELPLLPAGVEPGGGAWSPDGRLLALRVRSERYTGRWLQGEDGGFLLAGAVRVVDRDGREVATLTLPVETRSARPGEGPFIFDMRWLPDSSGLVVRAARVAPGVTPDADVDTGQPLGDAGLFLLPLRGPATRVREARGNYGQIVAVGPTWALEIQSVSGGTPEPLATGWGGAGAPPLPAEPWSPFAAVAAPGGELVVVADSGTVWRCAPGAATCREAGRFGSPGWPSVHGRWLIQIAYGERLEGLLLGE, from the coding sequence ATGACAGCAAGGCGCCGGGCCGCGTGGCTCGCGTCGATCGCGCTCATCGCCGCCACCACCGCGTGTACGGGGGGCACGCCCGCCCGCACGCCGCCAGGCCCCCGGCCCGAGGGACCGGGGGCGGGCTCCCCCGCCTCGGACGCCGGCTCTCCCGCCGGCCCGGCAGGGGACCTCGCCGGGGCGCCGCCGGCCACCCCCGGCAAACCCGAAGCGGGCGCCGGGCCGGGCGGCGAATCGCCGGAACCGGCAGTGGGGAACGCCACCGGGGCGCTGGTCGAAACCGACCCCCCGGGGGCGGAGGTGTACCTGGAAGGCGAGCTTCTGGGCACGACGCCGCTGCGGCTGCCGGTGACGCTGCCCGAGTACGGGATGTTCGCCTTTCTGGCGCCCGGATACCAGCCCTTGTACTACTTCATGAACCCGGGCGACGCGCCCCGCAAAGTCGAGTTGACCCCCCTGCCTCCCGTGCCGGCAGGCGCGCGGCTCGAGCGACTGCGCGCCCTCCGGGACGGGTTGGCGTGGCAGTCGGAACCTACCCGGTGGTCCCTGCAGCTCCCCGCCGGTCCACCGCCCCGCTGGCTGCCGTCCCCGGACGGGGAACGGCTGGCCGTCGTGCTCCTCAGCCAGGGAGAGGGTAAGGAGCCACAGGACGCCCTGGAAAGCCTCGTGCTGCTCGACCCGGCGCGCGGGGTGCGCCGCGTCCTGGCGGAGCAGGTGGTCTTCCCGACCCGCGGCCACAACACCGCCGACGCGTACCCGACCGTGGGGTTCTTCCCGCTGGGCTGGCGGGGCGCCGACCGGCTCGTCGTCCTCCGCACGACCTTCACGGGGGAGGACGGCAAGCCGGCCCGGCCGTCGATCGTCGCCGAGGAGTACGACGTCGACCGGGGCACCGTCCGACGCCTGGCAGCGTTGCCGGCCGTGGTGCGGCCCATCGACTTCGAGGAGGGCTGGCTCTCCGGCCGGTACGCCTACCTCAGCACGGGCACGCTCTACCGCTTCGACCTCGAGGCGGGCGCCGCGGGAGCGGTGCGGCGGAACATGCCCGTGTTCGAACCGTCCGGCACCGTGCCCCTGGCAGTATCCCCCGACGGCGAACGGGTCCTGTACGGCTTCTACGGGGAGGGCCTCCTCCGGGCGGACACCGGCGAGGAACTGCCGCTCCTGCCGGCCGGCGTGGAACCGGGCGGGGGCGCCTGGTCGCCGGACGGCCGGCTGCTGGCCCTGCGGGTGCGCAGTGAACGGTACACGGGGCGCTGGCTCCAGGGCGAGGACGGGGGGTTCCTGCTGGCGGGCGCGGTTCGCGTGGTGGACCGCGACGGCCGGGAGGTGGCCACGCTCACCCTCCCGGTGGAGACCCGGTCCGCGCGCCCCGGCGAGGGCCCGTTCATCTTCGACATGCGCTGGCTGCCGGACTCCAGCGGCCTCGTGGTGCGGGCCGCGCGGGTAGCGCCAGGGGTGACGCCCGACGCCGACGTCGACACGGGGCAGCCGCTTGGCGACGCCGGCCTGTTCCTCCTCCCTCTCCGCGGCCCCGCAACCCGCGTCCGCGAGGCCCGCGGCAATTACGGGCAGATCGTGGCCGTGGGCCCCACGTGGGCGTTGGAGATCCAGTCGGTGTCCGGCGGGACGCCCGAGCCCCTCGCGACCGGGTGGGGCGGAGCCGGGGCGCCGCCGCTGCCCGCGGAGCCCTGGAGCCCTTTCGCCGCCGTGGCGGCTCCCGGTGGCGAGCTGGTCGTGGTCGCCGACTCGGGCACCGTGTGGCGCTGCGCGCCGGGCGCCGCCACCTGCCGGGAGGCGGGGCGGTTCGGCAGCCCGGGCTGGCCTTCCGTCCACGGGCGGTGGCTCATTCAGATCGCCTACGGCGAGCGCCTCGAGGGCCTCTTGCTCGGCGAGTGA
- a CDS encoding RtcB family protein, with translation MPPRVRIWGRHDADTLRQLEMCARTGEVAAAALMADGHKGYSQPIGGVVAYRGQISPSGVGFDIACGNKAVRTDLRAEEIRRDLPRIMDEIARTVSFGIGRKNPRPVDHDLFDDPAWTVHPGVAALKDLARQQLGTVGGGNHYVDLFEEPATGLVWVGVHFGSRGLGFKTATGFLNLAAGRPFDAPGRRESMDQPPVVLSLRSDLGQAYLEAMKLAGRYAYAGRDYVVNQVLAILGARPTLEVHNHHNYAWIEKHDGEELVVVRKGATPNWPGQLSFIGGSMADIAVIVRGKNSPEARDALYSTVHGAGRIMSRTQAAGKWKRVRGRRVRIGGAVSEEAMRQAVRGYGVELRGGGPDEAPQVYRPLQEVLDAHRGTLEIVHVLRPIGVAMAGPEEEDPYKD, from the coding sequence ATGCCCCCTCGTGTCCGCATCTGGGGCCGGCACGACGCTGACACCCTCCGCCAGCTCGAGATGTGTGCCCGAACGGGCGAAGTGGCGGCCGCGGCACTCATGGCCGACGGGCACAAGGGGTACTCCCAGCCGATCGGGGGCGTGGTCGCCTACCGGGGCCAGATCAGCCCGTCAGGCGTGGGTTTTGACATTGCCTGCGGCAACAAGGCGGTGCGCACCGACCTGCGTGCGGAGGAGATCCGCCGCGACCTGCCGCGGATCATGGACGAGATCGCCCGGACCGTGAGCTTCGGGATCGGACGGAAGAATCCCCGCCCGGTCGACCACGACCTCTTCGACGATCCGGCGTGGACGGTCCACCCCGGCGTGGCGGCCCTCAAGGACCTTGCCCGCCAGCAGCTCGGGACGGTCGGAGGCGGCAACCACTACGTCGACCTCTTCGAGGAGCCGGCAACGGGCCTCGTCTGGGTGGGGGTGCACTTCGGCAGCCGCGGCCTCGGGTTCAAGACGGCCACCGGCTTCCTGAACCTCGCCGCCGGCCGGCCGTTCGACGCGCCGGGCCGGCGGGAGTCGATGGACCAGCCCCCGGTGGTCCTCTCCCTTCGCTCGGACCTCGGCCAGGCTTACCTGGAGGCCATGAAGCTGGCCGGCCGGTACGCCTACGCCGGGCGGGACTACGTGGTGAACCAGGTACTGGCGATCCTGGGCGCCCGGCCGACCCTCGAGGTGCACAACCACCACAATTACGCCTGGATCGAGAAACACGACGGCGAAGAGCTCGTCGTCGTCCGCAAGGGAGCCACGCCGAACTGGCCGGGCCAGCTGAGCTTCATCGGCGGCTCGATGGCCGACATCGCCGTCATCGTGCGCGGCAAGAACAGCCCCGAGGCGCGGGACGCCCTGTACAGCACCGTCCACGGGGCGGGGCGGATCATGAGCCGGACCCAGGCGGCAGGCAAGTGGAAGCGCGTGCGGGGGCGCCGTGTGCGGATCGGGGGCGCGGTGAGCGAGGAGGCGATGCGCCAGGCCGTGCGCGGCTACGGCGTGGAGCTGCGCGGCGGCGGTCCGGACGAGGCGCCCCAGGTGTACCGCCCCCTGCAGGAGGTCCTCGACGCCCACCGGGGGACCCTCGAGATCGTCCACGTCCTGCGGCCGATCGGGGTCGCCATGGCCGGGCCGGAGGAGGAAGACCCGTACAAGGATTAG
- a CDS encoding dipeptidase, whose amino-acid sequence MTGYRLHIDRNWDRYVGELLDFLAIPSVSALPQHAPDVARAADWVAARMRAAGIENVQVLPTGGHPVVYGNWLHAPGTPTVLVYGHFDTQPADPLELWHHPPFSPHRDSDRVYARGASDDKGSMLIPILAAEALLRTEGRLPLNVKFLFEGQEEIGSPQLGALIAARRDLLRCDLVVNADGGQESEDQPALCIASRGLCAVQVDVRGPASDLHSGVHGGAVQNPIHALVRILDSLRGPDGVIRVSGFYDRVRPLSDEERVQIATVPFRDEDYMAELGVPALFGEAGYSTLERRWARPTLEVNGIWGGFQGEGVKTVLPAEAHAKITCRLVPDQDPAEVQELIARHVEAHTPPGVRVAVRRLEGLARPYRIPPEHPANRIAHGVLEAVYGRPPVYVRTGATIPVLAMFFSLLGVHTLTFGFGLPDENIHAPNEFFRLSSFRRGLEAYGLLFERLAGLPTG is encoded by the coding sequence ATGACCGGGTATCGCCTGCACATCGACCGGAACTGGGACCGCTACGTCGGCGAACTGCTCGACTTCCTGGCGATCCCCAGCGTGAGCGCCCTCCCCCAGCACGCACCCGACGTCGCCCGGGCGGCGGACTGGGTCGCCGCCCGGATGCGAGCCGCGGGGATCGAGAACGTGCAGGTGCTGCCGACCGGCGGCCACCCGGTGGTCTACGGCAACTGGCTGCACGCCCCGGGGACCCCCACGGTGCTCGTGTACGGCCACTTCGACACCCAGCCCGCAGACCCGCTGGAGCTCTGGCACCACCCGCCCTTCTCGCCGCACCGGGACAGCGACCGGGTGTACGCCCGGGGCGCCTCGGACGACAAGGGGAGCATGCTCATCCCGATCCTGGCCGCCGAGGCGCTGCTCCGGACCGAGGGCCGCCTGCCGCTCAACGTGAAGTTCCTCTTCGAGGGGCAGGAGGAGATCGGCAGCCCGCAGCTGGGCGCGCTGATCGCCGCCCGGCGGGACCTCCTCCGCTGCGACCTCGTGGTCAACGCGGACGGGGGCCAGGAGTCGGAGGACCAGCCGGCGCTGTGCATCGCCAGCCGGGGGCTCTGCGCCGTCCAGGTCGATGTCCGCGGCCCCGCCTCCGACCTGCACTCCGGCGTCCACGGGGGCGCGGTCCAGAACCCGATCCACGCCCTGGTCCGGATCCTCGACAGCCTGCGGGGGCCTGACGGGGTGATCCGGGTGTCGGGCTTCTACGACCGCGTGCGGCCCCTCTCCGACGAGGAGCGGGTGCAGATCGCGACCGTCCCCTTCCGGGACGAGGACTACATGGCCGAACTCGGCGTGCCGGCGCTCTTCGGCGAGGCGGGGTACTCCACGCTCGAGCGCCGCTGGGCCCGCCCGACCCTCGAGGTGAACGGCATCTGGGGCGGGTTCCAGGGCGAGGGCGTGAAGACCGTGCTCCCCGCCGAGGCGCACGCCAAGATCACCTGCCGGCTGGTCCCCGATCAGGACCCGGCGGAGGTGCAGGAGCTCATCGCCCGGCACGTGGAGGCGCACACGCCCCCCGGCGTGCGGGTCGCCGTGCGGCGGCTCGAGGGCCTGGCCCGCCCGTACCGCATCCCGCCGGAGCATCCGGCGAACCGGATCGCGCACGGCGTCCTCGAGGCGGTGTACGGCAGGCCGCCCGTGTACGTCCGCACGGGCGCCACCATCCCGGTGCTGGCGATGTTCTTCTCGCTGCTCGGCGTGCACACCCTGACATTCGGGTTCGGGCTGCCGGACGAGAACATCCACGCCCCGAACGAGTTCTTCCGGCTGTCCAGCTTCCGCCGGGGGCTGGAAGCGTACGGGCTCCTGTTCGAGCGTCTGGCGGGTCTGCCCACCGGGTAG
- a CDS encoding PTS sugar transporter subunit IIB, with protein MKILAVCGLGQGTSLILRMNIEDVLRELGVDAEVDHMDVSAAAAEKADMIVASPQLAPLLAGHKAKVVVVNSYLNKAEIKKAIQENL; from the coding sequence GTGAAGATCCTGGCCGTGTGCGGGCTCGGACAGGGCACCAGCCTGATCCTGCGGATGAACATCGAGGACGTGCTCCGGGAGTTGGGGGTCGACGCGGAGGTGGACCACATGGACGTCAGCGCCGCGGCCGCGGAGAAGGCCGACATGATCGTCGCCAGCCCGCAGCTCGCCCCTCTCCTCGCCGGGCACAAGGCGAAGGTGGTGGTGGTGAACAGCTACCTCAACAAGGCGGAAATCAAGAAGGCCATCCAGGAGAACCTCTAG
- a CDS encoding GHMP family kinase ATP-binding protein, whose product MAVRALARVPGTWGELVQGALDGVDFLITCPVDLWVDALASAGRAGADLRGAGRTHAGWRAPPGREKVAAVLASLPGRGRVRIWSPLRPGAGMGSSTADMAAALAAAAAAGGRPLDPLDVFRRCLAVEPTDGLMLPGIALVDHRRGRRVEPLGPAPPLVILGVDPGGAVPTRDFNRREDLDAANRRKEPLVREAHDLAVRAVAAGDPAALAAAATLSARAHQAILPNPLWERATALAREIRALGLNVAHSGVVLGFLLDPRHADAPAARAFLERRLGLPVRFLRLVPGGVRVASLGREFVGSIRASERRRPDAPSCPHLGPARR is encoded by the coding sequence GTGGCGGTCCGGGCCCTGGCCCGCGTGCCGGGCACCTGGGGGGAGCTGGTACAGGGGGCCCTCGACGGGGTCGACTTTCTCATCACGTGCCCCGTCGACCTGTGGGTGGATGCCCTGGCCAGTGCCGGGCGCGCCGGCGCCGACCTGCGTGGCGCCGGGCGGACCCACGCCGGCTGGCGGGCGCCGCCCGGCCGGGAGAAGGTCGCTGCGGTCCTGGCCAGCCTCCCCGGCCGGGGGCGGGTACGGATCTGGAGCCCCCTGCGGCCCGGAGCCGGCATGGGGAGCAGCACCGCCGACATGGCGGCGGCGCTGGCCGCCGCGGCGGCAGCCGGCGGCCGGCCTCTCGATCCCCTGGACGTCTTTCGCCGCTGCCTGGCCGTCGAGCCCACCGACGGACTGATGCTGCCCGGCATCGCCCTGGTCGACCACCGCCGGGGCCGGCGTGTCGAGCCCCTGGGTCCGGCACCGCCCCTCGTGATCCTGGGAGTCGACCCGGGCGGTGCCGTGCCCACCCGGGATTTCAATCGCCGGGAGGATCTCGACGCGGCCAACCGCCGCAAGGAGCCGCTGGTGCGGGAGGCGCACGACCTTGCCGTGCGGGCCGTCGCCGCCGGGGATCCAGCCGCCCTGGCGGCGGCAGCGACGCTCAGCGCCCGCGCGCACCAGGCAATCCTGCCGAATCCGCTGTGGGAGCGGGCCACTGCCCTTGCGAGGGAGATCCGGGCCCTCGGCCTGAACGTGGCCCACAGCGGGGTGGTGCTCGGCTTCCTGCTCGATCCCCGGCACGCGGACGCGCCGGCCGCCCGGGCGTTCCTCGAGCGCCGGCTGGGCCTGCCGGTCCGGTTCCTGCGCCTGGTCCCGGGCGGGGTGCGGGTCGCGTCACTGGGAAGGGAATTCGTGGGATCCATTCGCGCATCGGAGAGGAGGCGGCCGGATGCCCCCTCGTGTCCGCATCTGGGGCCGGCACGACGCTGA
- a CDS encoding BglG family transcription antiterminator, producing MLNARQRTILATLIEQADYVAIADLSRRLGVTPRTVRLDLEAIDEYLRATPYRLERHKHRGARLDIPPEERAEWLARLSPLMDHAYRLSPEERRLAILAALLRRNTPISLGRLADELFVSRRTVVEDVKAAEAWLRDHGLALRRLPSGVAVAGPESAWRRALAEVLAPQGATTGRTPGFPLQPLPPDEMEQIRQAVADAARHLPFELADVAFEGLVYHLAVAVMRLRSGHDIVMDPTQMSELEGRPEWAVASALTRDLQQRFHLRLPRDEVGYITLHLLSAKAIGTRSSHPGDEDRDAPLVAAVDAFIRIAGAHLGTDLTGDDDLVRGLILHLRPAVYRLRYGLRLVNPLKDEILREFPFLVAAVRAAAPALEERLGVRVTVDELTYLAMHVGAHLERQARQLPPRALLVCGSGIGTARLLQSRMQRAFPEVQIVGVVPSARFPADPSLRQADLVISTVPLPPGPKPVVVVNPFLTPEDVRQIRQALPQAGTVTPTERMRGPMLDEVLNDALVRLDVPAADWEEAIRLAGGPLVEAGHVEPRFVDAMVETVRRIGPYIVVDRGVALPHARPEDGVISLGISFVRLREPVAFGHETNDPVKLVFAIASPDAEIHLRALQQLADLLAKPETRAVFEHGSAADILGIVRKTGTEERS from the coding sequence GTGCTGAACGCGCGTCAGCGGACCATCCTCGCCACGCTGATCGAGCAGGCGGACTATGTGGCCATCGCCGATCTCTCCCGGCGCCTGGGCGTCACCCCCCGCACCGTGCGTCTCGACCTGGAGGCCATCGACGAGTACCTGCGCGCCACCCCGTACCGCCTGGAGCGCCACAAGCATCGGGGCGCCCGCCTCGACATCCCACCCGAGGAGCGCGCCGAGTGGCTGGCCCGCCTCAGTCCCCTGATGGACCATGCCTACCGGCTCTCCCCCGAGGAACGCCGGCTGGCCATCCTTGCCGCCCTCTTGCGGCGGAACACCCCGATCAGCTTAGGACGGCTGGCCGACGAGCTCTTCGTCAGCCGTCGCACGGTGGTGGAGGACGTGAAGGCGGCCGAAGCCTGGCTGCGGGACCACGGGCTGGCGCTGCGCCGGCTTCCTTCCGGCGTTGCCGTGGCCGGGCCGGAGTCCGCATGGCGCCGGGCACTGGCGGAAGTGCTGGCCCCGCAGGGGGCGACCACCGGACGTACGCCAGGCTTTCCGCTGCAGCCGCTGCCCCCGGACGAGATGGAGCAGATCCGCCAGGCGGTAGCCGACGCCGCCCGGCACCTGCCGTTCGAGCTGGCCGACGTCGCCTTCGAGGGGCTTGTCTACCACCTGGCCGTCGCGGTCATGCGCCTGCGGTCCGGCCACGACATCGTGATGGATCCCACCCAGATGTCGGAGCTCGAGGGGCGACCGGAGTGGGCGGTGGCCAGTGCTCTCACCAGGGATCTGCAACAGCGGTTTCATCTCCGGCTGCCCCGCGACGAGGTCGGCTACATCACCCTTCACCTGCTGAGCGCCAAGGCGATCGGTACACGCAGCTCCCACCCGGGTGATGAGGATCGGGACGCCCCCTTGGTCGCGGCCGTGGATGCTTTCATCCGGATCGCCGGTGCGCACCTCGGGACCGATCTGACCGGGGACGACGACCTGGTCCGCGGCCTGATCCTCCACCTGCGTCCGGCGGTGTACCGGCTGCGATACGGCCTGCGGCTCGTGAATCCGCTGAAGGACGAGATCCTGCGGGAGTTCCCGTTCCTCGTGGCAGCCGTGAGGGCGGCCGCGCCCGCGCTCGAAGAGCGACTCGGCGTGCGCGTCACGGTCGACGAGCTCACCTATCTGGCGATGCACGTGGGTGCGCACCTGGAGCGGCAGGCCCGGCAGCTGCCCCCGCGAGCGCTCCTGGTCTGCGGGAGTGGTATTGGCACCGCCCGCCTTCTGCAGAGCCGCATGCAGCGGGCGTTTCCCGAGGTGCAGATCGTGGGCGTGGTCCCCTCGGCCAGGTTCCCCGCCGACCCCTCCCTCCGGCAGGCGGACCTGGTCATCTCCACCGTGCCGCTGCCGCCGGGTCCGAAGCCGGTCGTCGTGGTTAACCCGTTCCTGACGCCGGAGGACGTGCGGCAGATCCGGCAGGCCCTCCCGCAGGCGGGCACGGTCACTCCCACAGAAAGGATGCGAGGTCCGATGCTCGATGAAGTACTGAACGACGCGCTCGTGCGGCTGGACGTGCCGGCCGCCGACTGGGAAGAGGCCATCCGGCTGGCGGGTGGCCCCCTGGTGGAGGCCGGCCACGTCGAGCCGCGGTTCGTCGACGCCATGGTGGAGACGGTTCGCCGGATCGGGCCTTACATCGTGGTGGACCGGGGGGTGGCACTGCCCCACGCGCGCCCCGAGGACGGGGTGATCTCGCTGGGCATCAGCTTCGTCCGACTCCGGGAGCCGGTCGCCTTCGGCCACGAAACGAACGACCCGGTGAAGCTCGTGTTCGCCATCGCCAGCCCGGACGCCGAGATCCATCTGCGGGCCCTCCAGCAGCTGGCGGACCTCCTAGCGAAACCGGAAACGCGCGCGGTGTTCGAGCACGGAAGCGCGGCAGACATCCTGGGTATCGTGCGGAAGACGGGCACGGAAGAGAGGAGCTGA
- a CDS encoding MBL fold metallo-hydrolase → MALQVEWLRHASVRIRTEEGFTVYVDPWEVSGPPADLILVTHPHYDHCSAPDVRKLLGPRTTVVATPAAAADLRRGGVRAAIVEARHGEPVEVEPARVLPVPAYNVNKFRSPGVPFHPRHPDFAGYVLTLGGERVYVAGDTDVIPPEVEPPIDLAIVPVSGTYVMTAEEAAAEVNRLRPARAMPVHIGAIVGSMADAHRFAAACRVPVVRPGE, encoded by the coding sequence ATGGCCCTCCAGGTCGAGTGGCTCCGCCATGCGAGCGTCCGGATCCGCACGGAAGAGGGCTTCACCGTTTACGTCGATCCCTGGGAGGTCAGCGGGCCCCCGGCGGACCTCATCCTGGTGACCCACCCGCACTACGACCACTGCTCCGCCCCCGACGTGCGGAAGCTCCTGGGTCCCCGCACCACCGTCGTGGCGACGCCGGCTGCCGCGGCCGACCTGCGCAGAGGTGGCGTCCGCGCCGCGATCGTCGAGGCCCGCCACGGCGAGCCGGTCGAGGTGGAGCCCGCACGCGTGCTTCCCGTGCCGGCGTACAACGTGAACAAGTTCCGCTCGCCGGGCGTGCCCTTTCACCCCCGCCACCCCGACTTCGCCGGCTACGTGCTCACGCTGGGCGGGGAGCGCGTCTACGTGGCCGGGGACACGGACGTGATCCCCCCGGAGGTCGAGCCGCCCATCGACCTCGCCATCGTGCCCGTCTCGGGGACCTACGTGATGACCGCCGAGGAGGCGGCCGCCGAGGTGAACCGGCTGCGGCCCGCCCGGGCGATGCCCGTGCACATCGGGGCGATCGTGGGCAGCATGGCGGACGCCCACCGCTTCGCCGCCGCCTGCCGGGTGCCGGTAGTGCGGCCGGGGGAGTAG